A window from Triticum aestivum cultivar Chinese Spring chromosome 6D, IWGSC CS RefSeq v2.1, whole genome shotgun sequence encodes these proteins:
- the LOC123140781 gene encoding UPF0481 protein At3g47200-like gives MAAAGGSSSKRTWVVDVEKKLKEADKSAEVSRWERHCIYRVPPCMTNIKSKAYQPQVVSLGPFHHGDRDLRPMEEHKHRALRQLLLRANRPLDNFVAAVEEVVEELEGAYMDLDTEWRADGGGRERFLAMMIFDGCFLLEVMRCTAADGKQVGDYAHNDPIFSPHGILYMVPYIRRDVLMLENQLPLLLLQKLVEVESGKPSNDDFINRMVLKFLAQSSGTRPAGIGLGLHPLDVFRRSMLTGKHHKIRSPQDIEDDNAIIRSAVELYEAGIQFKPSKTLSLHDIRFRRGTLSMPTVSVDDSTEYMFLNMMAFERLHAGAGNDVTGYVFFMDNIIDSAKDVALLSSKGIIQNAIGSDQAVAKLFNTISRDVVLEPNSALDAVQRQVNGYFRQPWNMWRANLIHTYFRSPWAFLSLAAAVFLLGMTVMQTVYTVLQFYGGDSNSPPPSAPSPM, from the exons atggcggcggccggcggcagcagcagcaagaggaCGTGGGTGGTGGACGTGGAGAAGAAGCTCAAGGAAGCCGACAAGTCGGCGGAGGTGTCGAGGTGGGAGCGCCACTGCATCTACCGCGTGCCGCCCTGCATGACCAACATCAAGAGCAAGGCCTACCAGCCGCAGGTGGTGTCGCTGGGCCCCTTCCACCACGGCGACCGCGACTTGCGCcccatggaggagcacaagcaccGGGCGCTGCGCCAGCTGCTCCTGCGCGCGAACCGGCCGCTCGACAACTTCGTCGCCGCCGTGGAGGAGGTCGTGGAGGAGCTTGAGGGCGCGTACATGGACCTCGACACCGAGTGGCGTGCCGATGGCGGCGGCAGGGAGCGGTTCCTGGCCATGATGATCTTCGACGGCTGCTTCTTGCTGGAGGTGATGAGGTGCACGGCCGCCGACGGGAAGCAGGTCGGCGACTACGCACATAACGACCCGATCTTCAGCCCCCACGGGATACTCTACATGGTTCCCTACATCCGGCGAGACGTGCTCATGCTCGAGAACCAACTACCTCTGCTCCTGCTCCAGAAGCTCGTTGAGGTTGAGAGTGGAAAGCCTTCG AACGACGACTTCATCAACCGAATGGTTCTGAAATTTCTGGCCCAATCATCTGGGACACGACCAGCAGGCATCGGCCTAGGGCTCCACCCGCTGGATGTCTTTCGCCGGAGCATGCTCACTGGTAAGCACCACAAAATCCGTAGCCCCCAGGACATCGAGGACGACAACGCCATCATCCGGTCAGCAGTGGAGCTCTATGAAGCCGGGATCCAGTTCAAGCCGAGCAAGACGTTGAGCCTGCACGACATCCGGTTCCGGCGCGGCACGCTGAGCATGCCGACGGTGTCGGTGGACGACTCCACCGAGTACATGTTCCTCAACATGATGGCGTTCGAGCGGCTGCACGCCGGCGCCGGCAACGACGTGACAGGCTACGTCTTCTTCATGGACAACATCATCGACTCGGCCAAGGACGTGGCGCTGCTGAGCTCCAAGGGGATAATCCAGAACGCCATCGGCAGCGACCAGGCCGTGGCCAAGCTCTTCAACACCATCTCCAGGGACGTGGTGCTCGAGCCCAACAGCGCCCTCGACGCCGTGCAACGGCAGGTCAACGGCTACTTCCGGCAGCCGTGGAACATGTGGCGCGCCAACCTCATCCACACCTACTTTAGGAGCCCCTGGGCAttcctctccctcgccgccgccgtcttcctcctaGGCATGACCGTCATGCAGACCGTCTACACTGTGCTGCAGTTCTACGGGGGCGACAGCAACAGCCCGCCCCCATCGGCACCATCTCCTATGTGA